Proteins encoded in a region of the Ziziphus jujuba cultivar Dongzao chromosome 3, ASM3175591v1 genome:
- the LOC107423353 gene encoding SAC3 family protein B isoform X3, giving the protein MSARSNVIVSTHESQAPQRSPPSEKYAVYKVAATNPTSFAVTKRSRSPPLLSEDVASIGNPCTTQDGTEREIEAKAKRLARFRVELGENMQTRDDDVEQKVSANKLEKDKLGPDHSEYESLKPSGIITGLCTDMCPESERAERERKGDLDQFERLDGDRNQTSKHLAVKKYNRMAEREADLIRPMPILQKTIDYLLNLLDQPYNDKFLGIYNFLWDRMRAIRMDLRMQHIFNQGAITMLEQMIRLHIIAMHELCEYSKGEGFSEGFDAHLNIEQMNKTSVELFHLYDDHRKKGMHIPTEKEFRGYYALLKLDKHPGYIVEPAELSLDLAKMTPEIRQTEEVLFARDVARACRTGNFISFFRLARKASYLQACLMHAHFAKLRTQALASLHAGLQNNQGLPLAHVAKWLAMEEEDLESLLEYHGFVIKVFEEPYMVKEGTFINGDKDYPTRRSKLVDFKRSGRIIEDVLPSIHIISMPFKVPNEMAETSKSSLKSVPSVEKESFVSDIPPAIEMVGAVSAVDEDLPDIRAAASQKECVQPQPIIKAPVIGQQSKDDHQMSGILPLPWGFSFTKVDSPGKPKDGMIFRNSLPVHMDTGTEGIPLQRVSETAPQESSLVGPFNKEENSVPQTVLNKLEDEVPPDILQKNENYDLKANYQHEEITEAKLKLIIRIWKRRSSKQRQLREQRQLASVAALSSLSLGPPIHLLQDQPSVSGKFDIDQILRERSNKHGQSWSTINVSEEIVDTLSRRNPDARCLCWKLIVCSHLNNLGEDKLGQRNQDVHPTAGSWLLAKLLTSNEPEYEEGLVISSAGLSTWRKCIHGQSGKDMTCCWSVVKNADFHNLTETVSGASAVLFLASKSIPWKLQKDKLYELLMSIPSGSYLPLLILSDSYKDGVSDLSSIIVNELGLHDIDKSRIGSFFIVFLVENQQVNGFFSDKRLREGLQWLASESPRQLVLHYVKTRELVLSHWNSSFKVLRQMKDYEIDPNDLVLAFNEALDQSLEEISAAAKENRIGWPCPEISLLGFSDEYRIIESYIPKIGWSSVDRIQLLISALQGCKLPVFPDGLSCLSCGSSKEIKNQLVKLENSLIMYLSKMMGIEFALREAHVMLQRHCKINLLGSSFYIVPNWFMILWRITNWRLMGVSYGASSSAYILERPDSSYNMAELDCGLSPIYSSHPSLDEMIEVGFSGEVDEAEVGFSEVSGEVQEAEVGFSEVSGEVQEAEVGFSCEVGAAKTSPIVEDESSLDKASDINSGLDSSQTLSLLLDKCEDLQSILEEKLYIYF; this is encoded by the exons ATGAGTGCTAGGTCAAATGTTATTGTCAGCACACATGAGTCTCAAGCACCACAGAGGTCTCCTCCGTCTGAAAAATATGCCGTCTATAAAGTTGCTGCTACCAATCCCACCAGCTTTGCAGTGACCAAAAGATCAAGGTCACCTCCTTTACTTTCTGAGGATGTGGCTTCTATTGGAAACCCATGTACTACTCAAGATGGTACTGAAAG GGAAATAGAAGCCAAAGCAAAGCGACTGGCCCGCTTCAGGGTAGAATTAGGTGAAAACATGCAAACCCGTGATGATGATGTAGAGCAAAAGGTTTCTGCTAATAAACTTGAGAAAGACAAATTAGGTCCAGACCATTCTGAGTATGAAAGCTTGAAGCCTTCTGGTATTATTACTGGGCTTTGCACAGATATGTGTCCAG AGTCAGAAAGGGCAGAACGAGAGAGAAAAGGGGACCTTGATCAATTTGAACGCTTGGATGGGGATAGAAATCAAACCAGCAAACACCTTGCTGTTAAAAAA TATAATAGGATGGCGGAGAGGGAAGCAGACTTGATAAGACCAATGCCAATCCTGCAGAAGACAATTGATTATTTGCTCAATTTGCTGGATCAGCCTTACAACGACAAGTTTCTTGGCATATATAACTTCTTATGGGATAGGATGCGAGCAATTAGAATGGACTTGAGAATGCAACACATATTCAATCAAGGGGCTATTACAATGCTGGAGCAGATG ATAAGACTTCACATAATCGCCATGCATGAATTATGTGAATACTCTAAGGGAGAAGGCTTCTCTGAGGGTTTTGATGCGCACCTCAATATTGAACAGATGAATAAAACATCAGTTGAATTGTTCCACTTGTATGACGATCACAGAAAGAAAGGAATGCATATTCCCACAGAAAAAGAGTTTCGAGGTTATTATGCGCTTCTCAAACTTGACAAGCATCCTGGATACATA GTTGAACCTGCAGAGCTCTCACTTGATCTTGCAAAGATGACTCCAGAAATAAGGCAGACTGAAGAGGTGCTGTTTGCACGTGATGTGGCAAG AGCTTGTAGAACAGGAAACTTTATTTCCTTCTTTCGGTTGGCAAGGAAAGCGAGTTATCTTCAAGCATGCTTAATGCATGCTCACTTTGCAAAG CTAAGGACGCAAGCACTAGCCTCTTTGCATGCTGGTCTCCAGAATAACCAGGGTCTCCCCCTTGCCCATGTTGCCAAGTGGCTAGCAATGGAG GAAGAGGACTTGGAAAGTCTTTTGGAGTATCATGGGTTTGTGATAAAGGTATTTGAAGAGCCATATATGGTGAAGGAGGGGACATTTATCAATGGTGATAAGGACTATCCTACCAGACGTTCTAAGCttgttgattttaaaagatCAGGAAGGATAATTGAGGATGTGTTGCCCTCTATTCATATCATATCCATGCCTTTTAAAGTACCAAATGAAATGGCCGAGACAAGTAAGAGCAGTCTGAAAAGTGTTCCATCTGTAGAAAAGGAAAGTTTTGTCTCTGATATTCCACCAGCCATTGAAATGGTTGGGGCTGTTAGTGCAGTTGATGAAGATTTGCCTGATATTCGGGCTGCTGCATCCCAAAAGGAGTGCGTACAACCACAACCAATAATTAAAGCGCCTGTAATTGGTCAGCAGAGTAAAGATGACCATCAGATGTCTGGTATCCTTCCTTTGCCATGGGGTTTCTCATTCACCAAAGTTGATAGTCCTGGGAAACCAAAAGATGGCATGATTTTTAGAAACTCTCTGCCCGTACACATGGACACTGGCACAGAAGGAATCCCATTGCAAAGAGTTTCTGAGACGGCTCCTCAAGAGAGTTCTTTAGTTGGTCCATTTAATAAAGAGGAGAATTCAGTACCCCAAACCGTGCTTAATAAATTGGAAGATGAAGTACCTCCTGATATCcttcagaaaaatgaaaattatgattTGAAGGCGAATTATCAGCATGAAGAAATCACTGAGGCAAAACTGAAGTTGATAATTAG GATATGGAAGCGACGTTCTTCAAAGCAAAGGCAGCTACGAGAGCAAAGGCAGTTAGCTTCAGTTGCTGCATTAAGTTCATTGTCGCTGGGGCCACCAATTCATCTGTTACAAGAT CAACCAAGTGTTTCTGGTAAGTTTGACATTGATCAAATTTTGAGGGAGAGAAGTAATAAGCATGGACAGTCATGGTCAACTATTAATGTATCAGAAGAAATAGTGGATACTCTAAGCAGAAGAAACCCAGATGCTAGATGCCTCTGTTGGAAGCTTATTGTGTGCTCTCATTTAAATAACCTAGGAGAAGATAAACTTGGGCAGAGGAACCAAGATGTGCATCCGACAGCAGGCTCATGGCTGCTTGCAAAACTCTTGACTTCCAATGAACCAGAGTATGAAGAGGGTTTGGTGATTTCATCTGCAGGATTGTCAACATGGAGGAAATGCATTCATGGCCAATCAGGAAAAGATATGACCTGCTGCTGGTCTGTGGTTAAGAATGCAGATTTTCATAATCTAACTGAGACTGTGTCTGGTGCAAGTGCTGTTTTGTTCCTTGCCTCTAAAAGCATCCCTTGGAAACTTCAAAAGGACAAGCTCTACGAACTTCTGATGTCAATACCTTCTGGTTCCTACTTGCCACTTTTGATCTTAAGTGACTCTTACAAGGATGGGGTTTCAGATCTTTCCTCCATTATTGTCAATGAATTGGGTCTCCACGACATTGACAAGTCGCGGATAGGCagctttttcattgtttttcttgttgAAAACCAGCAAGTAAATGGTTTTTTCAGTGACAAGAGACTGAGGGAGGGTCTACAGTGGCTGGCAAGCGAATCACCTAGGCAACTTGTTCTTCATTATGTGAAAACTCGTGAACTTGTTCTTAGCCATTGGAATTCTTCATTTAAGGTTTTAAGGCAAATGAAAGACTATGAAATAGATCCAAATGACTTAGTACTAGCTTTCAATGAAGCCTTGGATCAATCACTCGAGGAAATTTCTGCAGCAGCCAAAGAAAATCGTATCGGTTGGCCTTGTCCTGAGATTTCACTGTTGGGGTTCAGTGATGAGTACAGAATCATTGAAAGTTACATACCAAAAATTGGATGGAGTTCGGTTGATAGAATTCAACTCCTAATTTCTGCACTGCAAGGATGCAAACTCCCTGTTTTTCCAGATGGTTTATCCTGTTTGTCGTGTGGTTCATCTAAAGAGATCAAGAACCAGCTTGTAAAACTTGAAAACAGCTTGATCATGTACCTTAGCAAAATGATGGGAATTGAGTTTGCCCTTAGAGAGGCACATGTTATGCTACAAAGACATTGTAAAATTAATCTCCTCGGTTCATCCTTCTACATTGTTCCAAATTGGTTTATGATCTTGTGGAGGATCACTAACTGGCGGTTGATGGGTGTATCCTATGGGGCTTCTTCTTCAGCTTATATTTTGGAGCGTCCAGATTCTAGTTATAACATGGCTGAGTTGGATTGTGGACTTTCACCTATTTACTCGAGTCACCCATCTCTGGATGAAATGATCGAAGTAGGTTTCAGTGGCGAAGTTGATGAGGCTGAAGTTGGTTTCAGTGAAGTTAGCGGTGAAGTTCAAGAGGCTGAAGTTGGTTTCAGTGAAGTTAGTGGTGAAGTTCAGGAGGCTGAAGTTGGTTTCAGTTGTGAAGTTGGGGCTGCCAAGACAAGCCCTATCGTGGAGGATGAATCAAGTCTGGACAAGGCATCTGATATAAACAGTGGGTTGGACAGCAGTCAAACTTTAAGCCTACTGTTAGATAAATGCGAGGATCTACAAAGCATACTTGAAGAAAAACTGTATATCTATTTTTGA